Part of the Vigna angularis cultivar LongXiaoDou No.4 chromosome 1, ASM1680809v1, whole genome shotgun sequence genome, AAATCGTTGTCTATGGAGAAAGCGAAAGAGAAAACAAAGGGaaaaatcttgaatatggacaGAAAGTGATGATGGAAAACACTAACTCCCTAGCGTGCACGCAACTGTTAAAGAGAGGAAACCGTtcgtagaaaaaaaaaatctgcagATTGAAATCCTAATTTAAGGAATCAAGGAATTTAATGGAAATCGTCTCACTCCATCCTCGCAGTCGAGGTTGCTGGCCCAGTCCGAGTTTTTAGGAAAGAAGGGtgatgaggaggaggaggacgatTCGCTTTTGGAAGAAGATCTTCCTGATGAGTTTAAGAAGACTTCTGGGTGAGTTTGATTCTGATCATTGGGTTTTTGATAACCTCCCTTTGCATTCCCTagagatattttaattaattttttttaaatatgcaaataaaagaaattcaacttaGGCCATGTTAGTAAAATTTGGTAACGTCATTCTGTCACGCACAACAATTTTTAATGCCATCTATCCAAATTAACAGCGAGgattaaattgattcaattttacacaaTAAAGGACCTAATTAAGACTATTTTGTCATTATTACTTTTGTGGCGTGATATAGATTGATAACTATATCAAAAGTCTTTTATGTTGGATTCATGTATATAAACATATGGTGTACTAATATAGCTTTTTATGTGGTATGAAGAATTGTTGATGagttatgtattttaaaaaactttaaactcTTCTATACTTATACgttttatatttctttcatcCATATGGATAGGTTCTCTTAgtaattaacttatataaatCTAAGATTCTAATAGTATCATATTTGTTTGAGTTATTACATATTTAGTTctatatgaaaattatataaaacattttctataacaaacaacacaaagtattttaaataaagtttccCAATGAACTTAATATAATCTCCGACACAATCTTAatgtctttatatttttcttgaaataaaTGATCACTtctatttttgtataaaattatatactcAACAAACACAAATTTTGCTAGGATAGATTATAACTCAGGtagattttaaatctaacttaatatacacaaaatttatatataagatgAGGTATATACTCACttttataatctaaattaaCCTATTTCTAATAGTGAGACTCTCAATAAATCTAAATTCTTATCACCGtacatttaaaacttttttttcgAAACACGAATAATTAACACCTCAAATTTAAATTCCTCTTCCACGCTTACCAATCCAAATCCTAAAATACTACTTACCTATACTAAAATAAAACGACTGATATCAAtggtaataaattaaataataataacataaagaaataaaatgactaATATTACTAGAAATAACTTTAATATCagcaatataaaataataacaaagaatgaaataaaaaaaacagtttatcatttgaaataaattaaatagagGAGTATATTgttaacaataaattaaatagaaatacACCAACTtaaattctaaataattattcattaattattacttCTTCAGCTAATAACTTTATTGTGATagcttaaattttaaaaaattatttaagtaagattttattaataattattagattATAACAATTTCAGTTTCTCTAccaaatgaataattaaatagCATATAactattcatatatatatatatatatatatatatatatatatatatatatatatatatatatatatatatagaataaaaaatttaacttataaaacattatttttttttcataacagTCTAACAGTCActaataattattcattatattcTGTTATAAAAATagttctataaatattttaattattacttttgtttaatcctattatactattttattaaaatttatagttcAATTTACTGTGTTTTCAAGACATAACCAAAtgaaatactaaaattttagtataataataatataaatataatcataaaaaataattataatagtatttCCTTCTTAGTCTGAATGGTTCAAGCAACTCCATAATAACAggaattaaattagatttagaATAACTTGatcattaaatattatatatatctgTAAAAACATAATTCCCAAAATGGCaacagttatgattaaaatggaaaaatgcATATATTGTTGAAATTTGATAGAATGACAGATATTCTGCAATTAACAACAGTAAAAGCAAGCACTCAATAGGTTCAGGGAAGGCCAAAAAAACAGTGTATCGAGAATGGCCTTCTCCTCCGAAACCATCACTGGCCAAATATTCAAAAGGAAGTTGGAAGGATAACTAGTTATAATAAAGCCATGCTAGCTAGCTACACGTTCTTGCTCTCTCTGCTCTGCTTCCCCATTATCATCAAACACAGCTCAAGAAGCTAAGCCAAGTGgtgcaaacaaaaaaaacagAAGTTCACCTGGaccttaaaaagaaaacactaaGCTCCTGATCCATGTCCCCTTCTGGATCATTCAAGTGGAACGATTCACAGTTTTCTGACCCACGAACCCTCTCAAATCTCCCTCTAAGGTACATCACTTCACCATCTTCTTTCTTGCACTTCACCACCCCAGTTCCCACCACAACCGAACGCATCAACCTCAACGCTTCAGAATCACTGTTCGACGGTCTACGCTTAACAGCATACCCCACCTTCCTCCCGTTACAGTGCATAGTCCACAAAGGGGTGGACAAAAGTGTGTTCGTGTTTGtgttgttattattgttgtCCTCGCTGTCACCACAACTCTCCAAAGCGATTCTCAGTGTTCCTTCTCTCATTTCCTTGGCCAAGATGGTTGTTGGAACTGCCAACTCCAGGAGGAGAATAGGGTTGGAGTTGGCGTTTGCCTGAATGCAGAACCTCACCTTTCCTCTACGGTATCCGAAGATGGTGCCTGTGATGGTGCTGGAGTTCATCGTGAGTGACGGTGAATAGAATTTGGTGGGATTTTCGAGGCACTCGTTTGTTACATCTTGGTCTTCTATAATGGTGGCACAGTTGCATGTGGGAACTAAGAGTTGCATGAGAGAACGTAGCAGCCTCCATGATCTAACTTGTTTCTCGCAGTCAACTGTAGTGACGCCACTGTCCATGTATATCTAACTTCTTGCTATTGTTTCACTCTAACTCTCCTTGACCCTGGTTTAGGGTTTCTTTATATAATGCATACAGATGATGTAATTAACACACTAAAATAATATCTATCAATGCTATTTTGATAACCAAAAATAATGAATAGTCTGAttcatacatataaaaaaaggtATTAATGCCATTAAAGTGGTGGAGATcaaatttttactatttcagAATACCAAAAACTCAGGCTCTACTAAAGAACATGCCAGATTGTTTTCTATAAAGGTTGATTCCGACAGATGATACTTATCgataatgaaaaaggaaaatatatagaatatgatgtcttttcttgtttttgttgttgttaataTTTAACTGTTGACCTCACAGAGAGATGTTGAAAAGAAACCACAAATTCACGGATCACAGTAACATGTGTCGATTAGTGAGGAGTTAGCCAATGGGGTTGGATATTTTTGGAGTGCCAACTAAAAGGTTTATTTAATGCAACCCCGTTGCTTGATTCTGAAACAACTCATGCACACGCTTtggatagtttttttttttcttttctcattccCTTGTTTATTCTTTGAGGCTTCTTTTCG contains:
- the LOC108325750 gene encoding protein MIZU-KUSSEI 1, whose protein sequence is MDSGVTTVDCEKQVRSWRLLRSLMQLLVPTCNCATIIEDQDVTNECLENPTKFYSPSLTMNSSTITGTIFGYRRGKVRFCIQANANSNPILLLELAVPTTILAKEMREGTLRIALESCGDSEDNNNNNTNTNTLLSTPLWTMHCNGRKVGYAVKRRPSNSDSEALRLMRSVVVGTGVVKCKKEDGEVMYLRGRFERVRGSENCESFHLNDPEGDMDQELSVFFLRSR